The Cylindrospermum stagnale PCC 7417 genome segment GATTAATAGATTTGTAATTTAAGTTAGCTGCTGGTTAATTGAGTCCAATAACGCTGGTAAAGTTCTTCATATTTTCCTAAAGGAGTCACGCGTTCGCATTTTTCTAAACTTGACTCTGGAGGGAATAAATTTTCATCTTCTTGGAGTCTTTTTGGTAATAAATCAAATGCGGCGCTATTCGGTGTAGCAATGTTCAAACGTTCAGTGAACTGGGCTGATACTTCTGGTTGTAAAATCCAGTTAATCCAAGCATAAGCACCAGCCAAATTAGGCGCATCTTTGGGAATTACCAGATTATCAGTCCATAATGTTGAACCACTGCGAGGAATCACAAATTTTAGTTTGGGGTTTTCTCTGGACATTTTCACCGCATCTCCTGAGTAACACATTGCCAGTAGTAAATCTCCTGCCAAAAGTTGGTTTTGCCAAGCATCGGTGTCGAAGGCAGAAACTGCTGGTTTCAGGACTTTCAACTTTTCATAAGCTTGTTTTATTTCTGTTTCATTTTGCGAATTATAAGAGTAACCCAGCATCCGCAATGTTGCGCCTATTACCTCCCGGACATCATTGAGCAAAGTCATCCGCTTATTCAGTTTTTCTTTGTTTTGCCAAAGATAATCCCAGTCTTCTGGTGCGGTTTCGAGTTTTTCAGAATTATAAATTAACCCTGTTGTCCCCCAATTAAAGGGAATGCAGTATTTGTTGTTAGGGTCATAACTAGGATTTTGAAATCGGGAGTATAAATTATCTATACCGACTAAGCGATCGCGATTTATTTCTGTTAATAAATCTTGATCCAACATCTTCTGCACTGCACTATCAGATGGATAGATGATGCTGTAAGTACCACCTCCCCCGACTTGCAGCTTCGCCAGCATGACATCGTTGGAATCATACACATCTGCCAAAACTTTCATGCCAGTTTGGGCGCTAAATGCTGCGAGTAATTCTTGATCAGTATATTGCGACCAGGTAAAGATATACAGTTGGTCACGTTGACCAGCACTAGGAGAATTAGCTCGGATATTAGCAAGCCTCCAGCCACAACCAGCTAGCGACAAGCTCCCAAGTGCTGTTATCCCTTGTAAAAATTGCCGTCTGTTAGTCATTAGTCATTGGTCATGAGTTTTTTAGTAATTCTGGAAAATATTGACTAAACATCTATAGACTATGAGCTTTTGACTCTTGACTAATTGCTAAACAGTCAGTTTCTGTCCACCAAGCGTAGATGGTTGTGTCACGATTTGGCAAACTACCAAAGGTATTGGGTTGCAAAACACTGATGCTGATGCCGTTAGTCAACTCGACAACATAATTAACGTGAGTACCCAAATACATGACGTTGACAAGCCGTCCTTCAAAGCAGTTTGTTGGTATATTGGGTTGATAAAGCGAGAGCTGAATTTTTTCTGGGCGGACGCTGACTACAACTACTTGCGATAATTCAGTTGGTGTA includes the following:
- a CDS encoding ABC transporter substrate-binding protein — translated: MTNRRQFLQGITALGSLSLAGCGWRLANIRANSPSAGQRDQLYIFTWSQYTDQELLAAFSAQTGMKVLADVYDSNDVMLAKLQVGGGGTYSIIYPSDSAVQKMLDQDLLTEINRDRLVGIDNLYSRFQNPSYDPNNKYCIPFNWGTTGLIYNSEKLETAPEDWDYLWQNKEKLNKRMTLLNDVREVIGATLRMLGYSYNSQNETEIKQAYEKLKVLKPAVSAFDTDAWQNQLLAGDLLLAMCYSGDAVKMSRENPKLKFVIPRSGSTLWTDNLVIPKDAPNLAGAYAWINWILQPEVSAQFTERLNIATPNSAAFDLLPKRLQEDENLFPPESSLEKCERVTPLGKYEELYQRYWTQLTSS